One stretch of Chryseobacterium fluminis DNA includes these proteins:
- a CDS encoding Gfo/Idh/MocA family protein, whose translation MLKAGLVGAGHLGKIHLRLLNQSDKYEFVGFHDKDVENGKKLEAEFGYPYFESFNDLLDQIEVLDIVTPTIYHYDYALKAIEKGLHFFIEKPVTQTLEQAEEILRKCREHNIKAQVGHVERYNPAFMATKEYIKDPMFIEIHRLAEFNPRGTDVSVVLDLMIHDLDILLSVVKSKVKNIHASGVCVVSKTPDITNARIEFENGCVANLTTSRISMKAMRKSRFFQKDAYISVDFLEKKAEVIRMKDAPDHPTPFDMIIENAEGEKNQILFEYPNIQPNNAILDELNSLADSIMENKNVEVSVEDGTEALKVALEIMKLIS comes from the coding sequence ATGTTAAAAGCAGGTTTGGTAGGTGCCGGACATTTAGGAAAGATCCATTTACGACTTCTGAATCAGTCTGATAAATATGAGTTCGTGGGTTTCCACGATAAAGATGTAGAAAACGGTAAAAAGTTAGAAGCTGAATTCGGATACCCGTATTTTGAAAGTTTCAATGATCTGCTTGATCAGATTGAGGTTCTGGATATTGTAACCCCCACGATTTATCACTATGATTATGCCTTAAAAGCAATTGAAAAAGGACTTCACTTTTTTATTGAAAAACCGGTGACGCAAACCCTTGAACAGGCTGAAGAAATTCTCCGGAAATGCCGGGAGCATAATATAAAGGCTCAGGTAGGTCACGTTGAGAGATACAATCCGGCCTTCATGGCTACGAAAGAATACATCAAAGATCCGATGTTTATCGAAATCCACCGATTGGCAGAGTTTAATCCGCGTGGAACAGATGTTTCCGTCGTTTTGGATCTGATGATTCATGACCTGGATATTTTATTAAGTGTCGTGAAATCTAAAGTAAAAAACATTCATGCGAGCGGCGTATGTGTTGTCAGCAAGACTCCTGATATTACCAATGCGCGGATTGAATTTGAAAACGGGTGTGTAGCCAATCTTACCACTTCCCGGATTTCGATGAAAGCCATGAGAAAGAGCAGGTTTTTCCAGAAAGATGCTTACATTTCCGTCGACTTCCTGGAGAAAAAAGCGGAAGTAATCCGAATGAAAGATGCTCCTGATCATCCTACTCCATTTGACATGATTATTGAAAATGCTGAGGGTGAAAAGAACCAAATTCTGTTTGAATATCCAAACATTCAGCCTAATAATGCTATTCTGGATGAGCTGAATTCTCTGGCAGACTCTATTATGGAGAATAAAAACGTAGAAGTTTCTGTAGAAGACGGTACTGAAGCATTAAAAGTAGCCCTGGAGATCATGAAACTGATCAGCTGA
- a CDS encoding cellulase family glycosylhydrolase — protein MKRTILLSALLLSQFGTSQLLKTSGQKIINDKGENVQLRGLGPGGWMLQEGYMLKTADFAGPQYKIKEKIVELIGEDGMKEFYKAYLKNGITKQDIDFLAKAGFNSIRLPMHYNLYTLPIEKEPKKGQNTWLEEGFKMTDDLLQWCAANKIYLILDLHAAPGGQGNDVNISDNDKSKPSLWESEENQKKTVALWKKLAERYKDEPWIGGYDLINEPNINFTGKNPNGTDEMSNAPLWKLQKEITEAIREVDQKHLIIIEGNGWGNNYNGLIPLWDNNMVFSFHKYWNNNDDQTLKPLLDLREKHNIPIWLGETGENSNVWFTELIQLLDKHNIGYAFWPMKKIDNIAGITNVKITPEYQKLLDYWKNGGEKPSKEFATRALMKIADNYKFSNTEIKTDVIDAMFRQTNDASTKPFKNHQIPGKIPATDYDLGRIGSAYSDKDFMNLWVSDPAKRSEWNSGNQLRNDGVDIYKTNDNVYYVGKTEKGEWLQYTINSKKDKTYIFDLHYAAEKDAKIRIEDASGKPLGTVSLPSTGGQENWKTASIKEIRLKKGENRIRLIFESNGVNLSYFEAK, from the coding sequence ATGAAAAGAACCATTCTACTCTCCGCTCTGTTATTGTCTCAATTTGGGACATCACAATTACTGAAAACAAGCGGCCAGAAAATCATTAATGATAAAGGTGAAAATGTTCAGCTGAGAGGTCTGGGCCCCGGAGGCTGGATGCTCCAGGAAGGTTATATGCTGAAAACCGCAGATTTTGCGGGACCACAATATAAAATTAAAGAAAAAATCGTTGAACTGATCGGGGAAGACGGAATGAAGGAATTTTATAAAGCCTACCTTAAAAACGGCATCACGAAACAGGATATTGATTTTTTAGCTAAAGCAGGCTTTAATTCGATAAGGCTTCCGATGCACTACAATCTGTATACTCTGCCGATCGAAAAAGAACCTAAAAAAGGTCAGAACACATGGCTGGAAGAAGGTTTTAAAATGACCGATGATCTTTTACAATGGTGTGCTGCCAATAAAATCTATCTGATTCTTGATCTTCACGCCGCTCCGGGTGGGCAGGGAAATGATGTAAATATTTCCGATAATGACAAATCCAAACCTTCTCTTTGGGAAAGTGAGGAAAATCAGAAAAAGACCGTTGCTTTGTGGAAAAAACTGGCCGAAAGATATAAAGATGAACCCTGGATCGGTGGTTATGACCTGATTAATGAGCCGAACATTAATTTTACGGGTAAAAACCCTAACGGAACGGATGAGATGTCCAATGCCCCGCTCTGGAAATTACAAAAAGAAATCACGGAAGCCATCCGCGAAGTGGATCAGAAGCACCTTATTATTATCGAAGGAAATGGCTGGGGGAATAATTATAACGGCCTGATTCCTCTCTGGGATAACAATATGGTCTTCAGCTTCCATAAATACTGGAATAATAATGATGACCAGACTTTAAAACCTCTTTTAGACTTACGAGAAAAACATAATATTCCGATCTGGCTGGGAGAAACGGGAGAAAATTCCAATGTCTGGTTTACGGAACTGATTCAGCTTCTGGATAAGCACAATATCGGATATGCATTCTGGCCAATGAAAAAAATCGACAATATTGCAGGAATTACTAACGTCAAAATTACGCCCGAGTATCAGAAACTTCTGGATTACTGGAAAAACGGAGGAGAAAAGCCATCAAAAGAATTTGCCACCAGGGCGCTGATGAAAATTGCCGACAACTACAAATTCAGCAATACAGAAATTAAGACCGATGTCATCGATGCCATGTTCAGGCAAACCAATGACGCTTCCACAAAACCGTTTAAAAATCATCAGATTCCCGGAAAAATCCCAGCGACAGATTATGACCTGGGAAGAATAGGTTCTGCGTATTCCGATAAAGATTTCATGAATCTGTGGGTAAGTGATCCTGCAAAAAGATCTGAATGGAATTCCGGAAACCAGCTTAGAAATGACGGAGTAGATATTTATAAAACAAACGATAATGTCTATTATGTCGGGAAAACAGAGAAAGGTGAATGGCTTCAGTATACCATCAATTCAAAAAAGGATAAAACCTACATTTTTGACCTGCATTATGCTGCTGAAAAAGATGCTAAAATCAGGATTGAGGATGCTTCGGGAAAACCGCTAGGAACCGTTTCGCTTCCTTCCA